In Patescibacteria group bacterium, a single genomic region encodes these proteins:
- a CDS encoding tRNA-dihydrouridine synthase codes for MNFFLNISDVVTRAFSPQVESGDLWYRLKQAKSGPLFVLAPMADVTDAAFRRIIAKYSRPDAMWTEFVSADGLARAPKIGRDKLLRDLLYSEGERPIIAQFFTSNPAHMEQAAELAVEMGFDGIDINMGCPDKSIEKQGAGAGMIKSPRVARRVLRAAIRGAANGAKKYGKPVPAVSVKTRIGYGKNELATWLPALLAERPAMITVHARNRKELSLVPARWEHVREAVEIRDRLQAHLPAETRTLIFGNGDARNLADAREKARVSGADGVMLGRAIFGNPWLFDESSSMHVDTNAGGKGVDQATGGAVGFGGGVLGVDHFYNKEQIAERLRVMVEHTELFEKLLGDLKNFSIMKKHYKAYVHGWEGAKELRALLMQTNSAAEVRDVVGGIGQ; via the coding sequence ATGAATTTTTTTCTGAATATTTCCGATGTAGTGACGCGCGCTTTTTCACCGCAAGTAGAGAGTGGCGATTTGTGGTACCGATTGAAACAGGCCAAATCCGGCCCATTGTTTGTGTTGGCGCCGATGGCGGATGTCACAGACGCGGCATTTCGACGGATCATCGCGAAGTACAGTCGGCCGGATGCGATGTGGACGGAGTTTGTGTCAGCGGATGGACTTGCGCGTGCACCAAAAATTGGGCGAGACAAATTGCTGCGAGACCTGTTGTATAGCGAGGGTGAGCGGCCGATTATTGCGCAGTTTTTCACTTCGAATCCGGCACACATGGAGCAGGCAGCCGAACTCGCGGTGGAGATGGGGTTTGATGGCATTGATATCAATATGGGTTGTCCAGACAAGAGTATCGAGAAGCAGGGAGCTGGAGCGGGGATGATCAAAAGTCCGCGAGTTGCGCGCCGAGTGCTGCGAGCCGCGATTCGTGGCGCCGCCAATGGTGCAAAGAAGTACGGGAAGCCGGTGCCGGCTGTGTCGGTGAAGACGCGCATTGGCTATGGCAAGAACGAGCTGGCTACTTGGCTCCCCGCTCTTCTTGCTGAGCGACCCGCGATGATCACGGTCCATGCCCGCAACCGCAAAGAGCTGTCATTGGTACCGGCGCGTTGGGAACATGTACGAGAGGCCGTGGAGATCCGCGATCGCCTTCAGGCGCATTTGCCAGCCGAAACACGCACACTCATTTTTGGCAACGGCGACGCGCGTAATCTGGCTGATGCACGCGAAAAGGCGCGAGTGAGCGGTGCGGACGGCGTAATGCTCGGCCGTGCTATTTTTGGCAACCCGTGGTTGTTTGACGAAAGCTCATCCATGCATGTCGACACAAACGCTGGCGGCAAGGGCGTCGATCAAGCGACTGGCGGCGCGGTCGGCTTTGGCGGTGGCGTGCTCGGCGTCGATCATTTTTATAACAAAGAGCAGATCGCTGAGCGCTTGCGAGTGATGGTGGAACATACGGAGCTCTTCGAAAAACTACTTGGCGATTTGAAGAATTTCTCGATCATGAAGAAGCATTACAAAGCGTATGTGCACGGTTGGGAGGGAGCGAAAGAGTTGCGTGCCTTGCTGATGCAGACCAATTCTGCCGCTGAGGTGAGAGATGTTGTGGGTGGTATCGGACAGTGA
- the dprA gene encoding DNA-processing protein DprA — translation MEHKNPEKYPIRQLSVDQLPRQLAEITGRPKRLYSRGDESLLHRYVEGAANTAGGNRGRGHKLLCVIGSRQYTPYGREACEAIIAGLRDYPITIVSGLALGIDGIAHEAALRAGLKTVAVLGSGLDDNSIYPPSNQHIARRILAEGGCLVSENPPGTRPAPYHFPARNRIMSGLSHATLVIEARRPSGTLITSQLATDQNRDILAVPGSIFSEHAAGPHYLIGKGATPVTCAHDVLVALGFAVEKIRGRGKANGTKNHTLTAKLADLTIAEKMLLGILDRPRTRDEIIRELGWSASETNVTLSLLEIKELIVAGFNEIRKK, via the coding sequence ATGGAACACAAAAATCCGGAAAAATACCCGATTCGCCAACTTTCAGTCGACCAACTGCCCCGCCAGCTCGCAGAGATTACCGGCCGACCAAAGCGACTCTATAGTAGAGGGGACGAGAGCCTACTGCATAGGTACGTCGAAGGCGCCGCGAACACCGCGGGAGGAAATCGGGGTCGCGGCCACAAGCTACTCTGCGTCATTGGCTCCCGGCAATACACGCCATACGGCCGCGAAGCCTGCGAAGCGATCATCGCAGGACTTCGCGACTACCCCATCACTATAGTATCCGGCCTGGCGCTCGGTATCGACGGCATCGCTCACGAAGCCGCCCTCAGAGCTGGATTAAAAACCGTCGCAGTGCTTGGTTCAGGACTGGACGACAACTCCATCTATCCCCCTTCCAACCAGCACATCGCCCGCCGTATTCTGGCCGAAGGCGGCTGTCTCGTCTCGGAAAATCCGCCCGGTACTCGCCCAGCACCGTATCACTTCCCGGCTCGCAACCGCATCATGTCTGGCCTGTCGCACGCGACACTGGTGATTGAAGCAAGGCGCCCCAGCGGCACCCTCATCACCAGCCAGCTTGCCACCGACCAAAACCGCGACATCCTCGCCGTCCCAGGCTCGATTTTTTCCGAGCACGCGGCCGGCCCGCACTATCTCATTGGCAAGGGCGCCACACCAGTGACCTGTGCACACGATGTGCTGGTGGCGCTGGGGTTTGCGGTCGAGAAGATACGCGGCAGAGGCAAAGCGAATGGCACAAAAAATCATACTCTCACAGCAAAACTCGCTGACCTCACCATCGCGGAAAAAATGTTGCTCGGAATCCTCGACCGACCAAGGACACGCGACGAGATCATTCGCGAGCTTGGCTGGAGCGCTTCGGAGACCAACGTCACGCTGTCGCTGCTCGAAATAAAGGAACTGATCGTCGCCGGTTTCAACGAAATTCGCAAAAAATGA
- a CDS encoding DNA/RNA helicase domain-containing protein, whose product MSEIVKFPFSSSGVEKIRNYKYGSDWPVVYLIENGKELYVGETIRAYARTKQHLENGARKQLKTIHVISDDEFNKSATLDTESSLIEYLVADGKYILQNGNGGLQNHDYFDRERYRGKFELLWKKLQELKIARNDLLQIRNSDLFKYSPYKTLTDDQYLIASKLLEYFRGDKRQSYIIHGGPGTGKTILATYLVKQLVQEGRKDIALVIAMVSLRKTLKKVFRSIPGLSPNMVIGPNEVANQKYDILIVDETHRLHQRRNIPNYGTFDTTNKSFGLGNEGTELDWILKSASHVVLFYDERQSVRPSDISMRKVLESNPISFELKTQMRVRGGREYLDFIDHLMESKVSTRADFSEYDFKVYSDLGQMVIDIKKQEKIHTLSRLVAGYAWKWVSRNDVKVPDIVIGDIKLFWNSKIHDWVNSPNAINEVGCIHTIQGYDLNYAGVIIGPEMSYDPISKKIVVDKTKYLDSNGHRGVDDPEELKRYVINIYKTLLTRGILGTYVYITDDNLRDYFKEHVSLSAGEGVLKDNNTSIESPYVSGFINVPLFDSVGCGELMFADSTVQEMIPVKSELMSKGSKYFVLRTSGDSMNQVGINDGDLVLCRKNYHPEEGNNVVALIGDDATIKEYRREGGVVVLKPRSSNSKHKPLKFTSNEEVGVQGVVVCVIKE is encoded by the coding sequence ATGTCAGAAATAGTAAAATTTCCATTCAGTTCATCTGGCGTAGAGAAAATACGTAACTATAAGTACGGTAGTGATTGGCCAGTTGTTTATCTAATAGAAAACGGAAAAGAACTCTATGTTGGAGAAACAATTAGAGCTTATGCTAGAACGAAGCAGCATTTAGAGAATGGGGCCCGGAAGCAATTAAAGACCATTCACGTTATTTCTGACGACGAATTTAATAAATCAGCGACTCTCGACACGGAATCTTCATTGATTGAGTATTTGGTGGCCGACGGTAAGTATATTCTTCAGAACGGAAACGGAGGTTTGCAAAATCATGATTATTTTGACCGTGAACGATATCGAGGGAAGTTTGAGTTATTGTGGAAAAAACTACAAGAATTAAAGATTGCAAGGAATGACCTGCTGCAAATTCGCAATAGCGATCTTTTTAAGTATTCTCCATATAAAACTCTCACAGACGATCAATACTTGATTGCTTCAAAGCTACTAGAATATTTTAGAGGGGATAAGAGACAGTCCTATATTATTCATGGCGGGCCAGGTACTGGCAAGACTATTTTAGCTACTTACTTAGTTAAGCAGTTGGTTCAGGAAGGTAGAAAAGACATTGCGCTGGTAATTGCTATGGTTTCTTTAAGAAAGACGCTAAAGAAAGTATTTAGAAGTATTCCAGGCCTAAGTCCAAACATGGTAATTGGTCCAAACGAGGTCGCGAATCAGAAATACGACATTTTGATCGTCGATGAAACACATCGTCTACATCAAAGAAGGAATATTCCAAACTACGGGACATTTGATACAACCAATAAAAGTTTTGGCTTGGGGAATGAGGGGACAGAACTCGATTGGATACTAAAATCAGCGAGCCACGTCGTACTCTTTTATGACGAAAGACAATCTGTGAGGCCTTCTGATATTTCGATGCGGAAGGTTTTAGAATCCAATCCAATAAGTTTTGAACTTAAGACACAGATGCGTGTAAGAGGAGGACGAGAATACCTTGATTTCATCGATCACTTAATGGAAAGTAAGGTGAGCACGAGAGCTGATTTTTCGGAATATGATTTTAAAGTTTACAGTGATCTGGGGCAAATGGTAATTGATATCAAAAAACAAGAAAAAATTCACACCCTGTCTCGCTTAGTGGCAGGGTACGCATGGAAGTGGGTATCAAGAAATGATGTAAAAGTGCCAGATATTGTTATAGGAGATATTAAGTTATTTTGGAATAGTAAAATTCACGACTGGGTGAATTCTCCTAATGCCATCAATGAAGTGGGTTGCATCCATACAATTCAAGGATACGATCTAAACTACGCTGGAGTTATAATTGGCCCTGAAATGTCTTATGATCCGATCAGTAAAAAGATCGTAGTCGATAAAACTAAGTACCTAGATTCAAATGGACATAGAGGAGTAGATGATCCAGAGGAGTTAAAAAGATATGTTATTAATATTTATAAAACGTTGCTAACAAGAGGAATCCTCGGTACGTACGTTTATATTACTGACGATAATTTAAGAGATTACTTTAAAGAGCATGTTAGCTTGAGTGCAGGTGAAGGAGTACTAAAAGATAATAATACATCAATAGAATCTCCATATGTTAGTGGCTTTATAAACGTTCCTTTGTTTGATTCTGTTGGATGCGGAGAGCTTATGTTTGCTGATTCTACCGTACAAGAAATGATTCCTGTTAAAAGTGAGCTAATGTCTAAAGGTTCAAAGTATTTCGTTTTGAGAACTTCTGGTGACTCAATGAATCAAGTCGGAATTAATGATGGAGATTTAGTTCTGTGTCGAAAAAATTATCATCCAGAAGAGGGGAACAATGTGGTGGCACTTATTGGAGATGATGCAACTATAAAAGAATATCGTCGTGAGGGCGGTGTTGTGGTCTTAAAACCTCGATCGAGTAATTCAAAACACAAACCATTGAAGTTTACGAGTAATGAAGAGGTTGGGGTGCAAGGTGTGGTTGTTTGTGTCATAAAAGAATAA
- a CDS encoding AAA family ATPase, whose amino-acid sequence MDTSLIQKKIQPFQPALALDTLIGSARRRTIRQVCATVFVSLLVVVLAGKGGNIALGLFCIAFAIVLKVYAVEFFFNSYAHSRNADCSYMLASVLYRCTTLHPTAVFILSPFGRWTLNRCGISRLSAQAFLTQMTHSAQPLELDLSEVRTFAQFVEELLHVDSAFAQFLRESGVEKSACIGAAEWCEIREKARIAEARWWSHENLARIPGLAKDWAYGKTYHLDRFGRDVIVEARRHSALSSPAASALSLNPDSSFRRTEMVAVEKVLVRESSGNVLLVGDKANGVMDVLHGLARMIDLGTAYPELEHKRLIRLDTAAIMASAKDRGSCEALLISIFNEVVKAGNVIVVIDEFALFVRDAAALGIEMQSFLAPYLSSGGVQLVAVSDVHSFHQTLEPKGELMRFFEKIILAPIDARTLVELLESEIERVERRNGVFFTFPALKEVVESAERYFSQGSTIDKAHDLIAEIAPYVRLQKRTVVERADVLATVSAKTGIPLGEASAGEKDVLLKLETILHQRIIGQEAGVQAIGNAMRRARSGVNNPKRPMGSFLFLGPTGVGKTETTKALADVFFGSEDRIMRFDMSEYRTVDALSRLIGSAGEGTTGLLASRLRDQQYGVLLLDEFEKTNPAVHDLFLQILDEGFFTDASGERVNARNTIIIATSNAGSDVIWKLIGEAGGAVGVRAGVSAAIAAKKPEIIDSIVERAIFKPELLNRFDDVVLFQPLAVADMEKVGRLMLAKLNKRLDEKGVSVEVTDELVAYLVKEGSDQKFGARAMNRVIQEKVEQAVAKALLKGEAKPGTVLHIRPEEL is encoded by the coding sequence ATGGACACTTCACTCATCCAAAAAAAGATTCAACCATTTCAGCCAGCGCTTGCTCTGGATACGCTGATCGGCTCAGCCAGACGCCGGACAATTCGCCAGGTGTGTGCGACGGTGTTTGTTTCGCTGCTCGTCGTGGTACTGGCCGGCAAGGGCGGCAATATTGCGCTCGGGTTGTTCTGCATTGCTTTCGCTATCGTGTTGAAAGTGTATGCTGTTGAATTTTTCTTCAATTCATATGCGCACAGCCGCAATGCCGATTGTTCATACATGCTCGCGTCGGTGCTGTATCGTTGTACCACGCTACACCCGACGGCTGTGTTTATTTTGTCGCCATTTGGCCGCTGGACACTGAACCGCTGCGGCATCAGTCGCTTGTCGGCACAAGCATTTTTGACGCAGATGACGCATTCGGCCCAGCCGTTGGAGCTAGATCTTTCAGAAGTACGAACATTTGCACAATTTGTCGAAGAGTTGCTGCATGTCGATAGCGCTTTTGCACAATTTTTGCGTGAGTCTGGCGTAGAAAAGAGTGCTTGTATTGGTGCCGCAGAGTGGTGTGAGATTCGCGAGAAGGCCCGTATCGCTGAGGCGCGCTGGTGGAGTCATGAAAATCTTGCCCGGATTCCCGGTCTCGCAAAGGATTGGGCATACGGCAAGACGTACCATCTCGATCGTTTTGGCCGTGATGTGATCGTGGAGGCACGCCGGCATTCCGCACTTTCTTCTCCCGCTGCTTCGGCCCTAAGCTTGAATCCGGATTCTTCGTTTCGTCGCACCGAAATGGTGGCTGTGGAGAAAGTGTTGGTCCGTGAATCTTCCGGAAATGTTTTGTTGGTCGGTGACAAGGCGAATGGTGTCATGGATGTGTTGCATGGTCTGGCTCGCATGATCGATCTCGGTACGGCGTATCCGGAGCTTGAACACAAGCGTTTGATCCGGCTCGACACTGCCGCGATCATGGCTTCGGCGAAAGATCGGGGTTCTTGTGAGGCGTTGCTCATCTCGATTTTCAATGAAGTGGTGAAGGCGGGGAATGTGATCGTGGTGATCGATGAGTTCGCCTTGTTTGTGCGTGACGCTGCCGCCCTCGGCATTGAGATGCAATCTTTCCTCGCGCCGTATCTGTCCTCGGGCGGCGTCCAGCTTGTGGCGGTGAGCGATGTGCATTCCTTCCACCAAACGCTCGAGCCGAAGGGTGAACTAATGCGATTTTTTGAAAAGATCATTTTGGCTCCGATTGATGCTCGGACTTTGGTCGAGCTTTTGGAATCGGAGATTGAGCGTGTCGAGCGCCGCAACGGAGTCTTCTTCACCTTCCCAGCACTCAAGGAGGTGGTGGAGAGCGCTGAACGGTACTTTTCACAAGGTTCAACTATCGACAAGGCTCATGACCTCATTGCCGAGATTGCGCCATATGTCCGTCTGCAAAAGCGGACGGTTGTCGAGCGTGCCGATGTGTTGGCGACCGTGAGTGCAAAGACCGGTATTCCTCTCGGTGAGGCGAGTGCCGGTGAAAAAGACGTGCTTTTGAAGTTGGAAACGATTTTGCATCAGCGGATTATCGGCCAGGAAGCAGGTGTCCAGGCGATTGGCAATGCGATGCGGCGAGCGAGGTCGGGCGTGAACAATCCGAAGCGACCGATGGGCTCCTTCCTTTTTCTTGGACCGACCGGTGTGGGGAAGACGGAGACGACCAAGGCTCTGGCCGATGTGTTTTTCGGGAGCGAAGATCGCATCATGCGTTTTGATATGTCGGAGTATCGAACGGTGGATGCACTGAGCCGCCTCATCGGTTCGGCAGGTGAGGGTACGACAGGTTTGCTCGCTTCACGTTTGCGCGACCAGCAATACGGCGTGCTGCTTTTGGATGAATTTGAGAAGACGAATCCGGCGGTACACGATCTATTTTTGCAGATTTTGGACGAAGGGTTTTTCACCGATGCGAGCGGCGAGCGGGTGAATGCACGCAACACGATCATCATTGCCACCTCGAATGCCGGCAGCGATGTGATTTGGAAGTTGATTGGTGAAGCGGGCGGTGCTGTCGGTGTTCGTGCCGGGGTGAGTGCGGCAATAGCGGCCAAAAAACCTGAGATCATCGACTCTATCGTCGAGCGGGCGATCTTCAAGCCGGAATTGCTCAATCGTTTTGATGATGTGGTACTGTTTCAGCCTTTGGCCGTTGCTGATATGGAGAAGGTGGGGCGATTGATGTTGGCAAAATTGAACAAGCGTTTGGATGAAAAAGGCGTGAGTGTCGAGGTGACGGACGAATTGGTGGCATATCTGGTGAAGGAGGGCAGCGATCAGAAGTTTGGCGCCCGAGCGATGAATCGCGTGATCCAGGAGAAGGTGGAGCAGGCCGTGGCGAAGGCGCTTTTGAAAGGTGAGGCAAAACCTGGTACAGTGCTGCACATCCGCCCGGAGGAGCTGTAA
- the serS gene encoding serine--tRNA ligase, whose product MLDIKFIRENTELIQLAAKRKSVPFDVTALINVDDKRRELMTGLEKKRAEQNAYSERIVKAATSADPNERATLIAQMKTLKDGMQAEEEALKTVMKEWQALMVQVPNIPDMSVPDGTSDAENKEVKAWGEIPKFDFQPKSHIELMEALNLCDFDRGTKVAGFRGYVLKNDAVLLNFALWQFVLEMFTKKGFSPAMVPSLVNKNLLMGTGYLPQGEEDLYKTQDASYLAGTGEVAAMGYHMDEVLDKLQLPEKTLAFSPCFRREAGAHSKDTKGVKRVHEFFKFEQVILCEASHETSVALHEELLANVEEMMQALNIPYHVVLNCAGDLGLGQVKKYDVEAWVPSQKAWCETHSCSYFHDFQTRRLNIRYKDAEGKMRFVHSLNNTALASPRILIPILENNQQADGSIKIPQVLQKYMGGRTVIVPVVAPVAGSKTIPATPAKGNN is encoded by the coding sequence ATGCTTGATATTAAATTCATCAGAGAGAATACCGAGCTTATACAGCTTGCTGCAAAGCGGAAATCAGTACCGTTCGATGTCACTGCATTGATCAATGTTGATGACAAGCGCCGCGAGCTCATGACGGGCCTCGAAAAGAAGCGTGCCGAGCAAAATGCATACAGCGAGCGCATTGTGAAGGCGGCGACTTCGGCTGACCCAAACGAACGCGCCACCCTCATTGCACAGATGAAGACGCTCAAAGACGGCATGCAGGCTGAGGAAGAGGCTCTCAAGACGGTGATGAAAGAGTGGCAGGCGCTGATGGTGCAGGTGCCAAATATCCCTGACATGTCGGTGCCAGACGGTACCAGTGATGCAGAAAACAAAGAGGTGAAGGCGTGGGGCGAGATTCCGAAATTCGATTTTCAGCCAAAGTCCCACATCGAGCTGATGGAGGCGCTCAACCTCTGCGACTTCGATCGTGGCACGAAAGTGGCGGGCTTCCGCGGCTATGTTCTAAAGAACGACGCAGTGCTCCTTAATTTTGCCCTTTGGCAATTTGTGCTGGAAATGTTCACGAAGAAAGGGTTCTCTCCTGCCATGGTGCCTTCACTTGTGAACAAAAATTTGCTCATGGGTACCGGCTACCTCCCGCAGGGCGAGGAAGATTTGTACAAGACTCAGGACGCTTCATATCTCGCGGGTACCGGTGAGGTGGCCGCGATGGGGTATCACATGGACGAAGTGCTCGACAAGTTGCAGCTACCGGAAAAGACGCTCGCTTTTTCTCCGTGTTTCCGACGCGAAGCAGGTGCACACAGCAAAGACACCAAGGGCGTGAAGCGTGTCCATGAATTTTTCAAATTTGAGCAAGTGATCCTCTGCGAAGCGAGCCACGAGACCAGTGTCGCCCTCCACGAAGAACTCCTCGCGAATGTCGAAGAGATGATGCAGGCGCTCAATATTCCATACCATGTTGTACTCAACTGCGCTGGAGACCTCGGTCTCGGCCAGGTGAAGAAGTACGATGTCGAAGCGTGGGTGCCATCGCAAAAAGCGTGGTGCGAGACACATTCATGTTCGTATTTCCACGACTTCCAGACCCGCCGACTCAACATTCGATACAAAGACGCTGAGGGCAAGATGCGCTTTGTGCACTCGCTCAACAATACCGCGCTCGCCAGTCCGCGCATTCTTATCCCGATTCTCGAAAACAACCAGCAGGCTGATGGATCGATAAAAATTCCGCAAGTGCTTCAGAAATACATGGGCGGTCGCACGGTCATTGTGCCGGTTGTTGCGCCCGTCGCCGGCTCAAAAACAATTCCCGCTACGCCAGCTAAAGGGAACAACTAA
- a CDS encoding nucleotide pyrophosphohydrolase — protein sequence MKNIIDLTKRIIAFRDARDWKQFHNPKDVALSLVLEAGEVMEHFQWKNKEEMEKYVKENKVAIGEELADVLYWVLLMSHDLNIDVLNALEKKIRVNEEKYPVEKAKGKHTKYNKL from the coding sequence ATGAAAAACATTATCGATCTAACAAAGAGAATAATTGCTTTTCGTGACGCAAGAGATTGGAAGCAATTCCACAATCCTAAAGATGTCGCCCTTTCTCTTGTTTTGGAGGCTGGTGAAGTAATGGAACATTTTCAGTGGAAAAATAAGGAAGAGATGGAAAAATATGTAAAAGAAAACAAAGTCGCTATAGGAGAAGAATTGGCAGACGTTTTGTACTGGGTTCTACTCATGAGTCACGATTTAAATATCGATGTACTAAATGCACTTGAAAAGAAAATTAGAGTTAATGAAGAAAAATATCCGGTTGAGAAAGCTAAAGGAAAACATACTAAGTATAATAAACTTTAG
- a CDS encoding helix-turn-helix domain-containing protein: MSNKYMQKVKEFRLKNNLSQEQMAKAIGVSRPTYTAIESGKQTLSAEEAQKLASMLGITVDELLSGNIANIAKYKHMILTYLRMNLTSKADNKIPKTKLAKLLYLADFAWYYDHSQSMSGMQYRRIEYGPVPDTFFRAIDELEEAGKIVVERKTDNGKEMFLISESESNTNEKINDLSIDEVKLMKEIGKKWKDKKTGEIVNFTHNQLPYAICRPDEIIPYELITQEDPEMVF, translated from the coding sequence ATGAGCAACAAGTATATGCAAAAGGTGAAGGAGTTTCGCCTCAAGAATAATCTTTCGCAAGAGCAGATGGCGAAGGCTATTGGCGTGTCGCGGCCTACCTATACGGCTATTGAGTCTGGCAAGCAAACATTGAGCGCAGAAGAAGCACAAAAGCTAGCCTCGATGCTCGGGATCACTGTCGACGAGCTTCTGTCGGGCAACATCGCGAACATTGCCAAGTACAAGCACATGATCTTGACCTACTTGAGAATGAATCTTACCAGCAAGGCCGACAATAAAATTCCTAAGACAAAGCTCGCCAAGCTGCTCTATCTCGCTGATTTCGCTTGGTACTACGATCATTCGCAAAGTATGAGCGGCATGCAGTATCGAAGGATTGAATACGGTCCGGTACCAGACACTTTTTTCCGTGCTATCGATGAGCTCGAAGAGGCAGGGAAGATCGTCGTGGAAAGAAAGACCGACAACGGCAAAGAAATGTTTTTGATCAGCGAATCGGAGAGCAATACCAATGAAAAGATCAACGACCTCTCTATCGATGAGGTGAAGCTCATGAAAGAGATCGGTAAGAAATGGAAAGATAAAAAAACGGGCGAAATTGTGAATTTCACTCACAACCAACTTCCATATGCTATCTGCCGGCCGGACGAGATTATTCCCTATGAGCTGATCACCCAGGAGGACCCGGAAATGGTTTTCTAG
- a CDS encoding DUF2779 domain-containing protein: MFLLSKTNFLTCLDCAKNAWLKIHRPDIYKKYPLSAFELNIIDTGNQIDELARGLFPGGVLVEFRDDTELTKKLMAAKTAVIYQPVFATEKFITASDMLVWNDSTSAYDLYEVKSSTSSEGGGEGRKTEEYLIDIAFQKNILDDLGIRMGTLSLIRLNKEYVRAGDLDLKQLFIVEDMTEQVNEKLGEVRHKMDGAYERLASEKEPAGHCDCILKGWNAHCTTSAYSNADLPEYPVHAIARIRENKLAELVDNNILSIYDVPEDFELSDPQRRQVDTAQSGREYIDSEGVVAFLDTMKYPFAFLDYETYPSAIPKYNQHRPYQQVPFQFSLHVVNAHGDDMAHYDFIYTEQECPDRYFAEALQKHLPKTGSVVVWNQKFEKGINTQLGERLPEYKAFMESVNSRVVDLMIPFSGKTAVYDHPAFKGSASIKYVLPALVPHLSYKDMHIQDGGAASDTWNRIVSGEYSEKEREIKIQALEDYCHLDTLAMVEIWKVLENRVK; the protein is encoded by the coding sequence ATGTTCCTACTCTCAAAAACCAACTTCCTCACCTGCCTTGATTGCGCTAAGAACGCCTGGCTGAAAATCCACCGACCGGATATATATAAAAAATACCCGCTCTCGGCTTTTGAGTTGAACATTATTGATACTGGCAACCAGATCGACGAGCTGGCGCGAGGGTTGTTTCCCGGCGGAGTGCTGGTCGAGTTTCGCGACGATACCGAGCTGACCAAAAAGCTCATGGCCGCCAAAACCGCCGTCATCTATCAGCCGGTGTTTGCCACGGAAAAATTCATCACTGCTTCCGACATGTTGGTATGGAATGACTCCACGAGCGCATACGACCTATATGAGGTGAAATCCTCGACATCTTCAGAAGGAGGAGGTGAGGGTCGAAAAACTGAAGAGTATCTAATCGACATTGCTTTTCAAAAAAATATCTTGGATGATCTGGGTATTAGGATGGGTACGCTCAGTCTCATCCGGCTCAACAAGGAGTACGTGCGGGCCGGAGATCTGGATCTCAAGCAGCTGTTCATTGTTGAGGATATGACAGAGCAGGTGAATGAAAAGCTTGGGGAGGTGAGACACAAGATGGATGGCGCATACGAGCGGCTCGCGAGTGAAAAAGAGCCGGCGGGGCATTGCGACTGTATTCTCAAGGGTTGGAACGCGCACTGCACCACCTCGGCATATTCCAATGCTGATCTGCCGGAGTATCCTGTCCACGCGATCGCGCGAATACGAGAGAACAAGCTTGCGGAGCTCGTGGACAACAACATTCTCAGCATTTACGACGTGCCCGAGGACTTTGAATTGTCGGATCCTCAGCGACGGCAGGTGGACACCGCACAGTCTGGTCGGGAGTATATCGACAGCGAGGGTGTTGTGGCTTTTTTGGACACCATGAAATACCCGTTCGCGTTTCTGGATTACGAAACGTATCCTTCGGCGATACCGAAATACAACCAGCACAGGCCATATCAGCAGGTCCCATTTCAGTTTTCGCTGCATGTCGTGAATGCTCACGGCGATGATATGGCGCACTATGATTTTATCTACACGGAGCAAGAGTGTCCTGATAGATATTTTGCTGAAGCGCTGCAGAAGCATCTTCCGAAGACGGGTAGCGTTGTTGTGTGGAATCAGAAATTCGAAAAAGGAATCAATACACAGCTTGGTGAACGCCTGCCGGAATACAAAGCGTTCATGGAAAGTGTGAATAGTCGCGTGGTCGACCTCATGATCCCATTTTCCGGTAAGACTGCGGTGTATGATCACCCTGCATTCAAGGGAAGTGCTTCGATCAAGTATGTGTTGCCCGCATTGGTGCCGCACTTGTCATACAAGGATATGCACATACAGGATGGTGGCGCGGCTTCCGATACGTGGAATCGTATCGTGAGCGGTGAATATTCTGAAAAAGAGAGGGAAATAAAAATTCAGGCGCTCGAAGACTACTGCCACCTCGATACGTTGGCAATGGTGGAGATCTGGAAGGTGCTGGAGAATAGGGTGAAATAA